One genomic segment of Bacteroides caccae includes these proteins:
- a CDS encoding N-acetylmuramoyl-L-alanine amidase, which produces MRTITLIIIHCSATPEGKSLSAEACRLDHILHRGFRDIGYHFYITRDGEIHRGRPLEKVGAHCRNHNSHSIGICYEGGLDADCCPKDTRTLEQRGSLLALLRELRRQFPKALIVGHHDLNPMKECPCFSCTKEYSNI; this is translated from the coding sequence ATGAGAACTATCACACTGATTATCATTCATTGCAGTGCCACGCCGGAGGGGAAATCCCTTTCGGCGGAAGCCTGCCGACTGGACCACATCCTCCACCGGGGATTCCGCGACATCGGCTATCATTTCTACATTACACGCGACGGAGAGATCCACCGTGGCCGTCCTCTCGAAAAGGTCGGGGCACACTGCCGTAACCACAACTCCCACTCGATAGGTATCTGCTACGAAGGAGGACTGGATGCTGACTGTTGCCCGAAGGATACTCGAACGCTTGAACAACGGGGTTCCCTGCTGGCTCTATTACGCGAACTGCGCAGGCAGTTTCCGAAAGCGTTGATCGTGGGGCACCATGATTTGAATCCGATGAAGGAGTGCCCGTGCTTTAGCTGCACAAAGGAGTATTCTAATATATAA
- a CDS encoding smalltalk protein produces MSNSSSRRSVWSLVLKIIITVATAIGGVLGVQSCM; encoded by the coding sequence ATGAGCAATTCATCGTCACGCCGCTCCGTATGGAGCCTGGTTCTCAAAATTATCATTACTGTCGCCACCGCCATAGGGGGTGTGCTCGGAGTGCAAAGCTGTATGTAA
- a CDS encoding HU family DNA-binding protein: MIRYKIYQNQQKKGVNAGKWFARAVSDETFDLAKLAEHMSKHNSPYSSGVIKGVLTDMVNCIKELLLDGKSVKIDDLAIFGVGIRSKAAETLEDFSLEKNITGMRLKARATGNLSTTNLKLDSQLKQQAEYQKPTIEGGGSGNTPNPNPGGGGVTPDPSV, translated from the coding sequence ATGATTCGTTACAAAATCTATCAGAACCAGCAGAAGAAAGGTGTGAATGCGGGCAAGTGGTTCGCCCGTGCGGTAAGCGACGAGACATTCGATCTGGCCAAGCTCGCCGAACACATGTCGAAACACAATTCACCGTATTCGAGCGGTGTCATCAAAGGTGTACTCACCGACATGGTGAACTGTATCAAGGAATTGCTGCTCGACGGCAAGAGTGTGAAAATTGACGATCTCGCCATTTTCGGTGTGGGAATCCGCAGTAAGGCAGCCGAAACGCTGGAGGATTTTTCGTTGGAGAAGAATATCACCGGTATGCGCCTCAAAGCACGTGCCACCGGTAACCTCTCGACTACCAACCTGAAACTCGACAGCCAACTGAAGCAGCAAGCGGAGTATCAGAAGCCGACTATCGAAGGAGGTGGTTCCGGTAATACGCCGAATCCCAACCCGGGCGGCGGTGGAGTGACTCCTGATCCGTCAGTCTAA
- a CDS encoding DUF4248 domain-containing protein: MKEFTIRAYGRMELAQLYSPELTDIAAYRKMKKWIERCPGLQQRLYDLGYQPEHRSYTPLEVRVIVDALGEP; this comes from the coding sequence ATGAAAGAATTCACGATACGTGCTTATGGACGCATGGAACTGGCGCAACTTTATTCTCCCGAACTGACCGATATTGCCGCATATCGAAAGATGAAGAAATGGATCGAACGGTGTCCCGGACTTCAGCAACGCCTGTATGATCTGGGCTACCAACCCGAACACCGTTCTTATACACCATTGGAGGTGAGAGTGATTGTGGATGCATTGGGAGAACCTTAG